The nucleotide sequence GTCCAGTTGCCCGGCAAAGGTTGGCATTAAGGAACAACCTTGGCTAGACCTTGATCCCTTTTACATGAGTCTGTAAGAAACGGGGACAGATTTATTTTTGAATAAAAAATGCGGGGATAAATAAATCTGTCCCCATTTCGTTAATTTCGTTGCATTTCGTTGTTCTCAGGAGACGTGTCCAATTTTCCGTTTTTCGTGCCTTCTTTGAACATTTCATTGCAAGTTTCTCATATCTTCGCCACAATAAATTATATCAACTACAGCATCCACCAGAGGCAGGGAATCACTTTTACTCACAAGGAGAAAAGCCCATGCGAAGATATCCGGCCTTTTTTTCGGCGCACGGCTACCACCTGCTGGACAATAGAATGTGGCTCGTTCTTACCACTTTGTTCCTTCTCTGTTGTCAGGTCCAGATAGGCCAGGCCACCGACACGCCCCAACCGATCCAGATCGCCATCACTCCCTGCACCGAGATTATTAAGACATTTAAAGAGTTTCAGCCAATCGTGGCTTACCTGGAACAGCAGCTTAGGCAACCGATCACTCTCGTTGTTCCTAAGGATTTTAATGAATTCGAACGATTCGCCAAAGAGGAACGTGCCGACTTCTTTTTCCAGGCGCCGCATACCTATGTGCGTTTGGCCCATTTCTATAACCGGGAGATGCTGCTTAAGGCGCTGACCCCGGAAGGCGAGACAAGACACCGGGGGGTGATCATTGTCCGCAACGATAGCCCCATGCAACAGCTGGAGGATCTCAAGGGGAAATACATCATCTTTGGCGCCCAAAACGATATGGCGAAATCCCTGTCGGCGCAGCATCTTCTTGCGAGTAAGGGGATTAGCCTGGAAAGAGACCTTAGTGGTTACAAACATAATGGTAGCTGTGAATCCATCGCCCTCAATGTTTTTCTGAAATCCGCCGATGCTGGGGCGATCTGCGACTACTCCTTTAATCATATCAACAAACCGAAGGAGGTTTCCGAAAGCGATATACCTTCCGGACAGTTGCGGATTCTCGCCCAGACTGAGGAACTCCCTACCTGGGTTTTTGCCGCCCGCAGCGGCGGAGATATCGGTCTCGTTAGCCGAGTTAACGAGG is from Desulfobulbaceae bacterium and encodes:
- a CDS encoding phosphate/phosphite/phosphonate ABC transporter substrate-binding protein, with product MRRYPAFFSAHGYHLLDNRMWLVLTTLFLLCCQVQIGQATDTPQPIQIAITPCTEIIKTFKEFQPIVAYLEQQLRQPITLVVPKDFNEFERFAKEERADFFFQAPHTYVRLAHFYNREMLLKALTPEGETRHRGVIIVRNDSPMQQLEDLKGKYIIFGAQNDMAKSLSAQHLLASKGISLERDLSGYKHNGSCESIALNVFLKSADAGAICDYSFNHINKPKEVSESDIPSGQLRILAQTEELPTWVFAARSGGDIGLVSRVNEALTALTPKSEGHEEILESAEVGGFVKARDSDYDEVRKILLLVR